The sequence TTGGAGATAAATAAAAACAGTGCAGCAATTCAAGAACAATTAAAAGAACATCATTTAGCCGAAGAAGATTTTAAAACATGGAAAGGTTATGATATGATTTTTGATTTTTACAGATTAAAAAATGCTGATGAATTAGCTCTTCCCGAAATTGGTGCTAGCAGATTAAAACAATATCAATTGGTTTGCCAAGAACTTGAAAAATCAAGTGATGCAAAATTGGTTTTATGGGGAAATATTTTTCTAAAAACAATGAACAGCCAACCTTCAAATCATTTTAAAATAAACCTAAAAACAAATACTATAGAACGCATAAAACCTTAAAGAAATCTTAAGGTGTTATGTGTTTGAAAATAAGTAAATTGCATATAGAATTCATCACATGAAACAAAATTCCTTTATATTATTTTTTTGTTTGATTTTTAGTTATTATTCTCATTCTCAGAATATTAAATTTGATCATTTTAACGACAATAACGGATTGTCTCACAACTCTGTGCGCCATATTGTACAAGATAAAAAAGGCTTTTTGTGGTTTGGTACTTTCTCTGGACTGAATCGTTTTGATGGATATCAGTTTAAAAAATACATGAGTGCTTCACCAAGTGAAAACCGATTGCATAATGATGATATTACAGCTCTTGATCTTGATGAAGAATCTAATAGCTTATGGATTGGAACCAGAAAAGGTTTGACACTTTACAAAATAGATACCAATGAATTTGTCACTTTTTTGCCTCAGACAAACAATCCTAAAAGCTTGCCAGATGAAGAAATCAGATCGGTTCATGTAGATAAATTTAAAAGAATTTGGGTTGGAACTAAAACTAAAGGAGTTTACATTTTTTTTCAAAAAGAAAATCGTTTTGAGAAAGTGCCAATACCTGGATTTCAATATGTGAATGAAATTTTTGAAGACAAAAAAGGAGGAATTTGGATTGGAAGTTATGAAACAGGATCAGTCGCAAAAGTTTCTTTAGATGCTAAAGGAGAAATTGTGCGAATTGTCAATTATACATTGAATGTTCCAAATTCTACTGAAAAGAATCCGTATATCAATTTTATATATGAAGATTCAAAATTCGATATTTTCATAGGAACTAGAGAAGGTTTATACAAACTTGATAAAACGGCAAACAAGTTTGTAAATCTCTATATTGAAAATAAAGAGATTCGAAATAGTCTAGGACCCTATTTTATATCAGTTGCTCAGGCTCCAGATGGAAAATATTGGGTTGGAACACTCGGTGGTTTGTTGGTCTGCAATCAGTTAGAAGACATTCAAACAGGAAATTACAAATGGTATTATTCAATATTATCTGATGATACTTCGATTGTTGATAATTTGGTATCGGCACTATATTTTGATGCGTCGGGTGTTTTATGGATTGGTACGGAAGATGGTTTAGACAAGTATGATCCTTATGAAAACCAGTTTGTTCTAAATAAAGATATTTCTCATTACATTGGAAATCAAGCACCAAGAATTAGAGGTTTTGCAAAAACGTATGATGGAAAAGTAATAGTCGAAACAAGACATGATGGACTTTTTATTTCGAGCGCCAAAGGTTTTACGCCCTTATATAATAACAAAAAAGACATGGTAAGTATTTATTCGGATGACGGAAAAATATTTTATTGCGGACTTTGGAATGGAAATGTTTTGATTTATAATTACTCGAATAATTCTTCGAAAGAGGTTAACGTTGGTTTTGCAACAGCACCAGTTTTTGCTTTCAGCAAAATTGACGAACAAAACATGATGGTTGGTTCTTTTGGAGAAGGAGCCGTGATTTTAAATACACAAACATTGCAGGTTCAAGCTTCGACTGGAAAATTGCTTCCTGGTTTTCAAATTAATGCAATAGAAAAAGACAAAGCCAATAATGTTTGGATTGCAACTGAAACTGGAGTAGCAAAATACAATAGAAAAACAGGCAATATCAAAATTTATAAATCGTTGTATGCTAAAGAAAAAGGCATACCGCACGATGATAATATTAGCGATATTTTGGTTGACATCAAAGGTAGAATTTGGGCTTCAACACGTGTCGGTTTATGTCTTTATTCGCCATCAAAGGACAATTTTTTTCCGTTGACAAACCCGAAAGAATTATCAGGAAACTGGATAACCGATATGCTATCAGATGCAAAAGGAAATTTATGGCTGAATATCAACAACAATACAGTTGCAAGGCTTAATTCTAATTTAAAAGATGTAAATGTTTATCACGTAAAAAGCGGTAATAGGCTGGATGTTTTTAGCTCGAGCAGTTTTTTCAATTTTAATAGTTCAAACATTTATTTAGGAACTAAAAACGGTATTATTTATTTTTCGCTGGATAAAATTGTCAATAATAAATGGTCGCCAACACCAGTTATTACGGAATTTAAAATTCAAAATGAAGAGATTGTTCCTGGAACCGAAATTAATGGACAAATCCCACTTTCATCTGATTTGAATTACAGCAAAAAGATTGAACTAAGTTATAAAAACCGTGATTTTTCGCTTCAGTTCTCAACTCCTTCTTATACAAATGAAAAACTGAATAAGTTCGAATATATGTTGGAAGGATTTGACAAGGAATGGATTGCAACAAATAGCAATTCGAGAACAGTTCAGTATACTAATTTATATCCTGGAAATTACACTTTCAAAATAAGATCCAGCAACAGCGATGGTCATTGGAGCAAAGTGGTATCGTATGAAATCGTAATTTTGCCTCCTTTTTGGCTAACGCCATATGCATTGTTGCTGTTTTTAATTTTATTATCCGTTATTTTCTACTTTGTTCGCAAAGAAATTAGAAACCGTATTCGCTTAAAACAGGAATTATTGACTGAAAAAATTAAACGCGAGCAAGACATTAAACTGAATAATGAAAAGCTTCGTTTTTTTACCAATATTTCTCACGAATTAAGAACGCCTTTAACCTTAATTTTAGGTCCAGCCAAACAATTATTGGAAGAAGGAAACGCGAGCGAATATCAAAAAAGCAGATATAATTTAATTCATCAAAATGCGAGCCGAATGTTGAATCTGGTAAATCAGGTTCTGGATTTCAGACGCGCGCAAGCCGGAGAATTAAAGCTGAAAGTCTCTAAAACCGATATTATTTCGTATTCTAAAAATATATTTGAATCGTTTAAAGAGCTGGCATATAATAAGAACATTACTTTAAATTTTACTACCGAAAATGAGAATTTAACGGGTTGGGTTGATAATGACAAGTACGATAAAATTTTATACAATTTGTTGTCCAATGCTTTAAAATTCACCAATAAATTTGGAAATGTAGATTTGTTTATCGGACTCAAAGATGGAGAAGAAGGCAGATTAGTTATCGAAGTAAGCGATAATGGAATCGGGATTCCGTTGAAAAGTCAGGAGAAGATTTTCAAACGTTTTTATCAAGTAAAAGGCAATAAAAATCAAAATACAGGATCCGGAATTGGTTTGTCATTGGTGAAATCTTTGGTAGCGCTTCATAAAGGAACCATTAAATTAGAAAGTACAGAGGGCGAGGGAAGTATTTTTACTGTTGAATTGCCTATAGATCGCAGTTATTACACGGATAAAGAGGTTTTTGAGTTTGTTTTGAAAAATGACAATCAAAGTATGTTGCTTCCGGAAAAAGCACCAAAAAAGATTCTGCAAAACACTGAATTGAAGCAAAAAATAGTAGTTGTTGAAGATAATACCGAACTGAGAAAATATCTAGTAGATTATCTTTCTGATTATTATAAAGTCTATGAAGCTGAAAACGGAATGGAAGGTCTGAAAATTTGCAGACAAATTAAGCCAATCCTTTGCGTTGCTGACGTCATGATGCCTGTAATGGATGGATTGGAATTTTGTGAAGAACTTAAAAGAGATGAATTTATCAGTCACATTCCGGTTATTTTATTGACCGCACTTTCTGAAAATGATGATAAGGTTAGAGGTTACGGCGTTGGTGCTGACGGCTATATTGTGAAGCCGTTTGAGCCTTCGTTGCTAAAAACGGTTATTGAAAATATTATTAAATCGAGATTAGAACTAAAAGAAAAATTCTCTGGTGAAGTAGAAAGTAAAGTCGGTTTGCTGACACATTCCCCAATCGATGAAGAATTTATGGAAAAAATAACGAATTTAATTAACGATAATTTGAGCGAAGTTGAGTTGTCGACAGAATTCCTTTGCGATAAATTGGGAGTAAGTTCGTCTAAACTTTACCGAAAAATTAAAGAGCTGACTGATTTGGCTCCAAATGAGTTTATCAGAACTATACGTTTGAAAAAATCAGCGCAGCTTCTTAAAACAAAAAAATATAATGTGTCTGAAGTGACAGAATTAGTTGGCTTCAATGATCCGTTATATTTTAGTCGTTGTTTCAAAAAGCAGTTTGGTTTTCCTCCAAGTAAACTAATTAATGGCTGATTTTTATAAGTTGTTGTAAATCAGTAATTGTGTTTTTGTTTTATCCATGTTTTTGATGAATTAGTCCATTCAAATTTCTAAATCATAATATATTTTTGTCTAGTAATCATTAATAAAAATGACATGAAAAAGATAATAGACACAGATAAGCCGTTAAAGAATTTGGACGAATGGGAAGACGATTTACTAATCCGTTATCCTGATCCCGCTGAAAATAAAAAAGAGAAAGAAGAGTTTAGAAACTATGTCGATTCAGAAAGAGTTGAAACTGTAAAGGAGTTTTATAGAATGAATCACACGTATCAAACGTATGATTTTGTTTGCAGCAAAGAAGAGGAATTTCTGCAGTTCAACAAAAAAAGCATGTCAATTTGGGAGGCTGTTGAGTTCTTGAATACGCTTGTTGACGACAGCGATCCAGATATTGATTTAGATCAAACACAACATCTTTTGCAAACTTCAGAAGCAATTAGAGCGGATGGGCATGAAGACTGGTTTGTTCTAACAGGATTTTTGCATGATTTAGGAAAAGTACTTTGTTTGTTTGGAGAGCCACAATGGGCTGTAGTAGGCGATACGTTCCCTGTTGGATGTGCCTATTCAGATAAAATTGTCTATCCTGAATTTTTTAAGGATAATCCAGATTACAGCGATGAACGATTCAACACCAAATTAGGAATTTATACAGAAAATTGCGGTTTGGATAAAGTAAAAATGAGTTGGGGCCACGATGAATATCTGTATCAGATTATGAAAGATTATTTGCCGGATCCAGCATTATATATGATTAGATATCATTCTTTTTATTCACAACACAGAGAAAATGCATATGCTCATTTGATGAATGAAAAAGATGTTGAAATGTTCGAATGGGTTAAAAAATTCAATCCGTACGATTTATATACGAAAGCACCTGTAAAGCCAAATGTAAAAGCTTTGCTTCCGTATTACAAAGAATTAGTTGCCAAGTATCTGCCGGAAAAACTTAATTTCTAGAATACACGTCACCCTATTTTTCGATGAAGAACTTCGTCCTGTAAGGTTTCAAAACCTTGCAGGTAGGATTCTTTGTTGATTATTTAAAAGAAAAAAATGAAGAAAATCAGAACTAGAATATTTTTATTAAGCCTTTTTGCCATTTGTGGTTCTATTGTTTTTGGACAAGAAAAAAGCAGTAGAAACGATTGGGAAAATCCTGAAATATTTCAAATAAATCGAGAACCGGCGCGCGCGACGTTTCTTCCTTATGCGGATGAACAATCGGCTTTAAAGGATATTTATACTAGTTCGCCATGGTATTTTTCATTAAATGGAAATTGGAAATTCTCTTGGTCGCCAACACCAGACCAGCGACCAAAAGATTTCTATAAAAATGACTTTAATACTATTGAATGGAAAGAAATTTCGGTGCCTTCGAATTGGGAATTAAAAGGGTATGGAATTCCAATTTATACCAATATTACGTATCCTTTTGAAAGAAATCCGCCTTTTATAAACCATTCCGATAATCCGGTTGGATCTTATAAAAGAGCATTTATTTTGCCTGAAAACTGGAAAAACCGACACGTATTTCTTCATTTTGAAGCAGGAACTTCTGCCATGTATATTTGGGTAAATGGGGAAAAGGTAGGTTACACAGAAAATACAAAAAGTCCTGCTGAATTTGATATTTCAAAATATTTAAAATCGGGAAAAAATAGTATAGCCGTTGAAGTTTACAGATGGAGCGATGGTTCTTATCTTGAAGATCAGGATTTTTGGAGGCTTTCAGGAATTGATCGAAATGTGTATTTGTATAGCACGAATAACATTCGAATTTCAGATTTTTTTGCGAAGCCTGATTTAGATTCTAATTATAAAAATGGAATCCTGAATGTTGAGGTTAGTTTGAAAAACCTGACTTCAACTTCAGTAAACAATCAAAAATTGGAAGCTAAATTGGTTGATGCCTTAGGTGAAAATGTTTTTGAAAAGGAACTGAAGGTAAATTTTGAAGGGAATAAAACGCAGATCATTAATTTTTCGGAAAATGTTTCCAATCCAAAATTATGGAGTGCCGAAACGCCAAATCTGTACACTTTGCTGTTGACCTTAAAAAATGAAAAGGGAAATATAATAGAATCAGTTTCCACAGAAATCGGATTTAGAAAAATAGAACTCAAAAATGGGCAACTGCTGGTTAATGGTGTCCGAATCATGTTTCATGGCGTAAATATCCACGAAACGAATCCTGTAACGGGGCATTATCAAGACGAAGCGACGATGATGAAAGATATCAAATTGATGAAGCAATTCAATATCAATGCGGTGCGCCTTAGTCATTATCCGAACAATGTTATTTGGATGAAATTATGCAATAAATATGGTTTGTATTTGATTGATGAAGCCAATATAGAAAGCCACGGAATGGGAGTAGAAGGACAGCCTTTAATTTGGATGAATCCAAAAACCAATCCAGGTCATCTTAAGGAATGGTATAATGCTCACATGGACAGAATTTACAGTTTGGTTGAAAGGGATAAAAACGCACCCTCAGTAATCCTTTGGTCTTTAGGAAATGAAAGCGCCAATGGGCAAGTTTTTCATGATGCTTATAAATGGATAAAAAACAGAGACAAAACCCGATTGGTTCAATTTGAACAGGCAAAAGAAAATGAAAATACAGATGTCGTTTGTCCGATGTATCCAAAGATCGAATACATGAAAGAATATGCTTCGCGCAAAGAAGTGACAAGACCTTTTATTATGTGTGAGTACTCGCATGCAATGGGAAACAGCAACGGAAATTTTCAGGATTATTGGGATATTATCCGCGGAAGCAAAAATATGCAGG comes from Flavobacterium sp. KACC 22761 and encodes:
- a CDS encoding two-component regulator propeller domain-containing protein → MKQNSFILFFCLIFSYYSHSQNIKFDHFNDNNGLSHNSVRHIVQDKKGFLWFGTFSGLNRFDGYQFKKYMSASPSENRLHNDDITALDLDEESNSLWIGTRKGLTLYKIDTNEFVTFLPQTNNPKSLPDEEIRSVHVDKFKRIWVGTKTKGVYIFFQKENRFEKVPIPGFQYVNEIFEDKKGGIWIGSYETGSVAKVSLDAKGEIVRIVNYTLNVPNSTEKNPYINFIYEDSKFDIFIGTREGLYKLDKTANKFVNLYIENKEIRNSLGPYFISVAQAPDGKYWVGTLGGLLVCNQLEDIQTGNYKWYYSILSDDTSIVDNLVSALYFDASGVLWIGTEDGLDKYDPYENQFVLNKDISHYIGNQAPRIRGFAKTYDGKVIVETRHDGLFISSAKGFTPLYNNKKDMVSIYSDDGKIFYCGLWNGNVLIYNYSNNSSKEVNVGFATAPVFAFSKIDEQNMMVGSFGEGAVILNTQTLQVQASTGKLLPGFQINAIEKDKANNVWIATETGVAKYNRKTGNIKIYKSLYAKEKGIPHDDNISDILVDIKGRIWASTRVGLCLYSPSKDNFFPLTNPKELSGNWITDMLSDAKGNLWLNINNNTVARLNSNLKDVNVYHVKSGNRLDVFSSSSFFNFNSSNIYLGTKNGIIYFSLDKIVNNKWSPTPVITEFKIQNEEIVPGTEINGQIPLSSDLNYSKKIELSYKNRDFSLQFSTPSYTNEKLNKFEYMLEGFDKEWIATNSNSRTVQYTNLYPGNYTFKIRSSNSDGHWSKVVSYEIVILPPFWLTPYALLLFLILLSVIFYFVRKEIRNRIRLKQELLTEKIKREQDIKLNNEKLRFFTNISHELRTPLTLILGPAKQLLEEGNASEYQKSRYNLIHQNASRMLNLVNQVLDFRRAQAGELKLKVSKTDIISYSKNIFESFKELAYNKNITLNFTTENENLTGWVDNDKYDKILYNLLSNALKFTNKFGNVDLFIGLKDGEEGRLVIEVSDNGIGIPLKSQEKIFKRFYQVKGNKNQNTGSGIGLSLVKSLVALHKGTIKLESTEGEGSIFTVELPIDRSYYTDKEVFEFVLKNDNQSMLLPEKAPKKILQNTELKQKIVVVEDNTELRKYLVDYLSDYYKVYEAENGMEGLKICRQIKPILCVADVMMPVMDGLEFCEELKRDEFISHIPVILLTALSENDDKVRGYGVGADGYIVKPFEPSLLKTVIENIIKSRLELKEKFSGEVESKVGLLTHSPIDEEFMEKITNLINDNLSEVELSTEFLCDKLGVSSSKLYRKIKELTDLAPNEFIRTIRLKKSAQLLKTKKYNVSEVTELVGFNDPLYFSRCFKKQFGFPPSKLING
- a CDS encoding inositol oxygenase family protein; translation: MKKIIDTDKPLKNLDEWEDDLLIRYPDPAENKKEKEEFRNYVDSERVETVKEFYRMNHTYQTYDFVCSKEEEFLQFNKKSMSIWEAVEFLNTLVDDSDPDIDLDQTQHLLQTSEAIRADGHEDWFVLTGFLHDLGKVLCLFGEPQWAVVGDTFPVGCAYSDKIVYPEFFKDNPDYSDERFNTKLGIYTENCGLDKVKMSWGHDEYLYQIMKDYLPDPALYMIRYHSFYSQHRENAYAHLMNEKDVEMFEWVKKFNPYDLYTKAPVKPNVKALLPYYKELVAKYLPEKLNF
- a CDS encoding glycoside hydrolase family 2 TIM barrel-domain containing protein; amino-acid sequence: MKKIRTRIFLLSLFAICGSIVFGQEKSSRNDWENPEIFQINREPARATFLPYADEQSALKDIYTSSPWYFSLNGNWKFSWSPTPDQRPKDFYKNDFNTIEWKEISVPSNWELKGYGIPIYTNITYPFERNPPFINHSDNPVGSYKRAFILPENWKNRHVFLHFEAGTSAMYIWVNGEKVGYTENTKSPAEFDISKYLKSGKNSIAVEVYRWSDGSYLEDQDFWRLSGIDRNVYLYSTNNIRISDFFAKPDLDSNYKNGILNVEVSLKNLTSTSVNNQKLEAKLVDALGENVFEKELKVNFEGNKTQIINFSENVSNPKLWSAETPNLYTLLLTLKNEKGNIIESVSTEIGFRKIELKNGQLLVNGVRIMFHGVNIHETNPVTGHYQDEATMMKDIKLMKQFNINAVRLSHYPNNVIWMKLCNKYGLYLIDEANIESHGMGVEGQPLIWMNPKTNPGHLKEWYNAHMDRIYSLVERDKNAPSVILWSLGNESANGQVFHDAYKWIKNRDKTRLVQFEQAKENENTDVVCPMYPKIEYMKEYASRKEVTRPFIMCEYSHAMGNSNGNFQDYWDIIRGSKNMQGGFIWDWVDQGFETKDEAGRKYWAYGGDLGSQNYTNDENFCHNGLVWPDRIPHPATYEVKKVYQDVLFKAIDIKSGTIQILNDFGFTNLNVYDFRYQVLENGTIIKEGSIDVDLNPKSEKEFKIDLPKITSKPGVEYLLNVFAHTKTGSELMPQNFEIAREQFVIENGDYFAKTKESNSSSKINEDKDQFVLSTANVVVKISKSTGLITYYSSKGEEYFKQYPEPNFWRAPTDNDFGNKMPIKLNVWRNAGNNCSLENIQVVEENGKNYVVAKLKLNDVFSDYTIKYALNTDGALEILPSFKKGSNPLPEMPRFGMIFSLKSDFENLDYYGRGPWENYSDRNQSAFKGIYQSKVADQYVPYTRPQENGYKTDVRWFKLSDKNGKGLEIKGLQSLGMSTLNNYPSDFDPGLTKKNQHINDITPRKEVVVCADLAQRGLGGDTSWGAYPHEQYLLKASEYNYGFVIKPIE